The window GCAGGACCTGCGCACGCTGATCACCGAGGGGCGCTGGCCGAAGGGGCCCGACGGGAACTGATTCCACGAGAAGGCGCTGCCCTCTCGCCCCACGCGGCAAAGCCGCGGCCCCACTCACCCGCTCGCTACGCTCGGCCGCGCGCTGCGCGCGCGGAGTCCGTTGCGCACCCGGGCGTCGGTCAGCGATAGCCCTTCAGCGCCTCGCCCGCGCGCTTGACGTTGCTCACCGCGAGGAAGATCACCGCCTTCCCGCGGTCGGGCGTGCTCGCGTACATGTAGTCGATGTTGACCCGCGCCTTGCCGAGACGGCGGGCGATGGCGGCGAGCGTGCCGGGGCGGTTCTCGACCGGGACCGCGACGATCTCGTTCTCGAACACCAGCACGCCGGCCGCGCCGAGCAGGTGCATCGCCTTGTCGGGGTCGCTCACCACGACGCGCACGGCCGAGTGGTCGACCAGGTTCTCGACGTAGATGCCCTTGATGTTGATCTTCGCCTGCGCGAGGTCCGCGCAGACGTCGGCGAGAACGCCGGGGCGGTTCTCGAGGATCAACGTGAGCTGCCGCTCCACCCGCATGACCGCACCTCCATCTCGCGGCCTAGCAGCGGTCGCGGAGCCAAGTCAAAACAGGGCAGGGCAGTGAGCGCGGCACCGTCGTGCGCTTCGCCTTGCGGTCGCGGTCGCTTCCTGGCTAAGACGGCGCAGGTATCGCGCAGCGTCTTGCGGGGGGCGCGGTCGATGGTGCGGTTCATTCACGTTGCCCGGTCGTATCCGGACGCAGAGGTGCTGCTCGATGTGAACCTCTGCGTCGATACCGGCGACGCGGTGGTGGTGAGCGGTCCGGCGGGAGCGGGGAAGAGCACGCTCGTCCGCCTGCTGCTCGGCCTCGAGGAGCCGACGCACGGCTGGATCGTGGTCGACGATCTCGTGCTCGGCGGCAGCTCGCAGGAGGTTCTCGCCGCGCACCGGCGCCGCATCGGGCTGATCCCGCAGCGACCGCTGCTGGTCGACGACTTGACGGTCGAGCAGAACGTCGCGCTCGCGCTCGAGGTGACCGGCGCCCTGCCGCAGCAGGCGCGCGCGTCGGCGGCCGCGGCGGTCGAGCGCGTCGGCTTGACGCACCTGCTGCACCGCCGCGCCGCGACCCTGTCGGAGTCCGAGCGGCGCTGGATCGGCATCGCGCGGGCGCTCGCGCGTCGCGAGGCGTCGCTGATCGTCGCCGACGAGCCGGCGGCGGGCTTCGACGCGCGTGAGACGCGCGCGCTCGGCGCGCTGCTCGCCGAGGAGCGCTCGTTCGGCAAGACGGTGCTGATCGCGAGCCGCGAGCCGGGCCTCGCCGGGCTCGGCGCCCACCGCGTCGCCATGCTCGACGGCGGCCGCATCACGCTCGAGACCGCGGCCCCGACGGGCCGCGTGCGCAGCGTCGCGGGACGGCAGTCGTGATGTGGTCCGTCGGCGCCGCGCGCCGCATGGGCGGGGCGCTCGCGCTCGCCTTCGTCCTCGCGCTCACGGCGGGCATCCTGGTGACGGCCGGCGGCGCGCTGCTCGCGCGCGCGCGCTCGCTCGGCGACGCCGCGACCGGCGACGTCCGCTTCTACGTCGTCGCCCGCGGGCCGCTCGCGGAGGCGACCCGCGAGGGCATCGCGCTCCACCCGGAGATCCGGCTGATCGGCGAGCACAGCATCGATCAGCTCATCGGCGAGACCGCGTTCGAGCGCCGCGGCGACATGCTGCGCGTCCTCGAGGTCGCGGTGCCGCGCGGACCGGACGGCGACGTCGCCGAGCGGGTCGCGACGCTGCAGCAGATCGACGGTGTCGTCGAGGTGATCGCGCTCGGCGCGGTCGACGTCGCGGCGGCGCCGAAGGCGTCGGGTCGCCTGGGGGGCGCGGGCATCGCGCTGATCGCGCTCGGCTGCGCGCTGTTCGTCGCCGGCGTGACGGTCACCTCGACGATGGCCGTCCGGGCGCGCGCCGACGAGCTCGCGGTGCGCTGGCTGCTCGGGACGGAGCCCGTCGCGCTGTGGCGTCCGGTCGGCGCGGTGCTCGGCGTGACGGCGCTGGCCGGCGTGCTGGGGGCGCTCGGCGCAGCGCTGCTCGTCGTGCGCTTCGTCGCGCCCGACGCCGCGACGAGCCTCGCGAGCAGGGGCACGGTGCCGCTGCCGAGCTCGCTCGGCAGCGCGCTCGCCGCGCTGGTCTTCGCGCTCGGCGCCGTCGGCTCGGCGGCGCTCGCGGCGCGCCGCGCGCTGCTGCGCTTGACCGCCGAGCCGGCGCGGCTCGTCGGCTGGGCGGCGACGCTGCTGCTTCTGTCGTCCGTGCTGACGTCGGCCGCGGTCGGCTCGGCCGCGACCCTCGACGCGTCCGCCACGGTGCCCAGCGAGTGGCAGATGCTGCGCGGCGTGGCGCGCGAGCTCGCGGCCTGCCGCAAGGGCCTGCACGAGGCCGAGAAGACGCTCGCCGAGACCGAGCTCGTGGCGCTCCGCGCGTACGCCAAGGAGGATGCCGTGCTGCTTCGCCTCGCCTCCGCGCAACGCGAGGCGGACGCGCGCCTCGTCGAGCGCTGGCGCGAGTCCTGCGCCGCGCTCGAGGCGAGACGGCTCGAGCTGCGCGCCCAGCACCGCGCGAGCCTGTTTCCCGGGCCGCCCATCGAGCCGCGTCTCGCGCCGGTCGCCGGACGCGTCGAGGTCGCCTTCGGCGAGGCCGGGCTGCCGGGCAAGCCGCGGGCGTTTCGCAACGGCGTCGGGCTGCGCACCCGTCCGGGCGAGATCGTGCGGGCGAGCGCGCCGGGCAAGGTGGTGTTCTCGGGCGACCTCGCGGGCGCCGGACGGGTCGTCGTCGTCAGCCACGGTCGGCGCACCTTCAGCGTCTACGGCCGAGTTGCCGAAGCATTGGTCGTGCGGGGAATGGAGGTCGAGGCGGGCGAGCCGGTCGCGCGGGCCGGGGAGGGCGGCACGCTCTACTTCTCGGTGCGCGAGCGCGGCAAGGCGGTCGATCCGATCGCCTGGCTCCGCATGGAGCCCACGGCCGTGCAGACCGGGACGGGCGGCTGAAAATCCGCCTTCCGACGGGCGAACGGTTCGCTTATGAGATATGGTGCGAAAGCATTGCAATCCGGAGAGAGATCTCCACGAAGAGGAAAGGCATGAGGCAGTTTTCCAGCACCCGACGCCGGCGCGCTACGCTGACGACGCTCGCTTTCGGCGTCTGCATGGCGGTGCTGTTCTCCGGAGGGCGAGCGGTCGAGCGGGTGTCGGCGGTCCCACAGGAGACCTACGACGAGCTCGAAACCTTCACCAACATCCTATCGATCGTTCAGAAGAACTACGTCGACCACGTCGACACCAAGCAGCTCCTCGAGGGCGCGGTGAACGGCATGCTCGGGTCGCTCGACCCGCACAGCGCCTACTTGACGCCCGAGCTCTACAAGGAGCTGCAGGTCGACACCAAGGGGAGCTTCGGCGGTCTCGGCATCGAGATCACCAACCGGGGTGGTGTCTTGACGGTGGTGTCGCCGATCGAGGACACGCCCGCGTCGCGCGCCGGCATCCTGCCCGGTGACCAGATCATCAAGATCGACGGCGAGTTCACCAAGGACCTGACGCTCGCCGACGCCGTCAAGAAGATGCGCGGCCCGCGCGGCTCGAAGGTCGTCCTGTCGATCAAGCGAGAGGGCGTGCCCGAGCTGCTCGACTTCACGCTGGTCCGCGAGAACATCCAGATCCAAAGCGTCAAATACAAGGATCTCGGCGACGGCTACGGCTACATCCGCATCACCCAGTTCCAGGAGCGGACCGCGGCCGCGCTCGAGGAGGCGCTCGCGCAGCTCTCGGCGAGCAACGACGGCAGCATCCGCGGCCTGATCCTCGACCTGCGCAACGATCCCGGCGGGCTCCTGTCGCAGGCGGTCAAGGTCGCCGACACCTTCCTCGACTCGGGCCTGATCGTCTACACGGACGGCCGGCTCGACAGCCAGAAGCAGAAGTACTTCGCGCACAAGCCGGGCAGCTACACCGACTTCCCGATGGTGGTGCTGGTCAACGGCGGCACGGCGAGCGCGGCGGAGATCGTCGCGGGCGCGCTGCAGGACCACAAGCGCGCGCTCGTGCTCGGCACGCAGACCTTCGGCAAGGGGTCGGTGCAGACGATCCTGCCCCTCGACGACCAGTCTGCGCTGCGCTTGACGACCGCGCTCTACTACACGCCGAGCGGACGCTCCATCCAGGCGACCGGCATCACGCCGGACATCATCATGGAGAACAAC is drawn from Candidatus Binatia bacterium and contains these coding sequences:
- a CDS encoding ACT domain-containing protein translates to MRVERQLTLILENRPGVLADVCADLAQAKINIKGIYVENLVDHSAVRVVVSDPDKAMHLLGAAGVLVFENEIVAVPVENRPGTLAAIARRLGKARVNIDYMYASTPDRGKAVIFLAVSNVKRAGEALKGYR
- a CDS encoding ATP-binding cassette domain-containing protein, yielding MLLDVNLCVDTGDAVVVSGPAGAGKSTLVRLLLGLEEPTHGWIVVDDLVLGGSSQEVLAAHRRRIGLIPQRPLLVDDLTVEQNVALALEVTGALPQQARASAAAAVERVGLTHLLHRRAATLSESERRWIGIARALARREASLIVADEPAAGFDARETRALGALLAEERSFGKTVLIASREPGLAGLGAHRVAMLDGGRITLETAAPTGRVRSVAGRQS
- a CDS encoding peptidoglycan DD-metalloendopeptidase family protein; this translates as MWSVGAARRMGGALALAFVLALTAGILVTAGGALLARARSLGDAATGDVRFYVVARGPLAEATREGIALHPEIRLIGEHSIDQLIGETAFERRGDMLRVLEVAVPRGPDGDVAERVATLQQIDGVVEVIALGAVDVAAAPKASGRLGGAGIALIALGCALFVAGVTVTSTMAVRARADELAVRWLLGTEPVALWRPVGAVLGVTALAGVLGALGAALLVVRFVAPDAATSLASRGTVPLPSSLGSALAALVFALGAVGSAALAARRALLRLTAEPARLVGWAATLLLLSSVLTSAAVGSAATLDASATVPSEWQMLRGVARELAACRKGLHEAEKTLAETELVALRAYAKEDAVLLRLASAQREADARLVERWRESCAALEARRLELRAQHRASLFPGPPIEPRLAPVAGRVEVAFGEAGLPGKPRAFRNGVGLRTRPGEIVRASAPGKVVFSGDLAGAGRVVVVSHGRRTFSVYGRVAEALVVRGMEVEAGEPVARAGEGGTLYFSVRERGKAVDPIAWLRMEPTAVQTGTGG
- a CDS encoding S41 family peptidase, translating into MRQFSSTRRRRATLTTLAFGVCMAVLFSGGRAVERVSAVPQETYDELETFTNILSIVQKNYVDHVDTKQLLEGAVNGMLGSLDPHSAYLTPELYKELQVDTKGSFGGLGIEITNRGGVLTVVSPIEDTPASRAGILPGDQIIKIDGEFTKDLTLADAVKKMRGPRGSKVVLSIKREGVPELLDFTLVRENIQIQSVKYKDLGDGYGYIRITQFQERTAAALEEALAQLSASNDGSIRGLILDLRNDPGGLLSQAVKVADTFLDSGLIVYTDGRLDSQKQKYFAHKPGSYTDFPMVVLVNGGTASAAEIVAGALQDHKRALVLGTQTFGKGSVQTILPLDDQSALRLTTALYYTPSGRSIQATGITPDIIMENNVQLQKIDAKKSPQSQFLREENLPKHLENGNRDQDGSKLTPKPIKNEPEIEEPEDAPSDDGSSSQTMGELGKDPQLDRALELLKSWQVFKTLVAKSN